A genomic segment from Pediococcus acidilactici encodes:
- a CDS encoding DegV family protein: protein MKTAIVTDSTCYLTDKEIEENNITVVPIPVIIDGKSYKEGVDITTEEFYERLRTSQSFPSTSQPPLGEMIELYQNLAKQGYQNIISIHLASTISGLVASLKSLEGTIDGVNLVVYDSQLTIRLMGVLALEAARMAKEDAEIDDIIARLDFLRSTFDEYFVVDDLQNLVRGGRLSNASAFVGSLLKIKPILTFNDKHEIVAFEKVRSRKKAMARVEKLFAEAYKSVDYPLRAVVIHANDEKGAIKWRESLKEKYPSLPIDISYFGPVIGTHLGEKAIALAWLIDYTKK, encoded by the coding sequence ATGAAAACAGCTATTGTTACTGATAGTACTTGTTATTTAACGGATAAGGAAATTGAAGAAAATAATATCACCGTTGTACCAATCCCAGTAATTATTGACGGTAAAAGCTACAAGGAAGGCGTTGATATCACTACTGAGGAATTTTATGAACGTCTTCGGACCTCACAATCGTTTCCTAGCACATCTCAGCCACCACTTGGCGAAATGATTGAGTTGTATCAAAACTTAGCTAAGCAAGGTTATCAAAATATTATTAGTATCCACTTAGCTAGCACAATTTCTGGTTTAGTAGCCAGTTTGAAGAGCTTAGAAGGCACCATCGACGGGGTTAACTTAGTAGTATATGATTCACAGTTAACCATCCGCTTAATGGGAGTTTTAGCGTTAGAAGCTGCACGGATGGCAAAGGAAGATGCTGAAATTGATGACATCATTGCCCGGCTAGATTTCTTGCGTTCCACCTTCGACGAATACTTTGTGGTGGACGACTTACAAAATTTAGTTCGCGGTGGACGACTTTCAAATGCGTCGGCGTTCGTGGGAAGTCTATTGAAAATTAAGCCAATTTTGACTTTTAATGATAAGCATGAAATCGTGGCCTTTGAAAAGGTCCGGTCTCGTAAAAAAGCGATGGCACGGGTAGAAAAATTATTTGCGGAAGCCTATAAATCCGTTGATTACCCATTGCGTGCCGTAGTGATCCACGCTAATGATGAAAAAGGTGCAATCAAATGGCGGGAAAGTTTAAAAGAAAAGTATCCGAGCTTGCCAATTGATATTTCTTATTTTGGCCCCGTTATTGGAACCCATTTGGGAGAAAAGGCCATTGCTTTAGCTTGGTTAATTGATTATACAAAAAAATAA
- a CDS encoding carbamoyl-phosphate synthase large subunit, whose protein sequence is MARFHARNVLIIGNGPTQIGRDTESEAAAAQIVEIFAKKGRNLFYVTNDANSVIPQLDVPINFIVTELTVNNLIQILREHEIDVILPVVGNTGGLQLAEQLNESGILKELNIRTMGVTTTTIHNINNPELMNKVLRHIKEPIIPTTVVEKEKSAVMFAKRVGFPVLIKPIASLTKTNRIKCDNEHQLQEVLETAFKVSTTNQVAVEKSVVGYKEIEMTAIRDAEGSKLLINGAEDLNPIGVHSGDSIIFSPTQTLTDTEFQELRASALKITEVLKIKGVCHVQYALDPTNGKYFVTRINPFFDRTTAFAARATGYPVATVVAEILLGKNLREIELTGVQKHDALTLIEPTLDHIAVRFPTWSFASFKNADQELNTKMKSTGAVMAFGRSAEEALQKAIRSVDSTTAAEQAALDESQLSEAQLINVLIHERAGEVYYLLEALRRGYTVDELAEMTHIDAFYFHKLQHLIKVENRLKAHHFDADALREAKYFGFGDTQIAHLWQVTPSEVRKFRTEMAKVFPTYKGVEPTAGEFPYLTNTYYSTFEDEDEVVQISGKKVLVLGTANSQVGTNSAAEYTTFQTLRRCKALGYKVILINNNPNAVTFNQQLADKVYLEPLTVENCLNIIHREKPDKVLAQGKWQIVTQLTEQNIKIAQIPLSRTTRSENIGADYMAVISKINGKTHLFGIIGVDQSRLFSFDENPAVEPQLDTSAIDEEARQIRHDGIFSVMLKKEANILKVISCVPVAIQDLPFLSLAFNQDFAGMITEITLTGTYQIKDRPVQHASYHYEHVYPYKQFGLPQPQKAPYSLAIGAKLEQAKKD, encoded by the coding sequence TTGGCTAGATTTCACGCAAGAAATGTTTTAATTATTGGCAATGGACCAACTCAAATTGGTCGAGATACGGAAAGTGAAGCTGCAGCAGCACAAATTGTAGAAATTTTTGCAAAAAAGGGACGTAACCTTTTTTACGTCACTAACGATGCTAACTCCGTGATACCACAATTAGACGTACCAATCAACTTTATCGTTACTGAACTAACGGTAAATAATTTAATCCAAATTCTTCGGGAACATGAAATTGATGTTATTTTGCCCGTAGTGGGCAATACCGGCGGTTTACAACTGGCAGAGCAGCTAAATGAGTCCGGAATTTTAAAAGAGCTTAATATTCGGACTATGGGAGTTACCACTACCACCATCCATAACATCAATAACCCTGAGTTAATGAATAAAGTTTTGCGACACATTAAGGAACCAATTATCCCAACCACGGTGGTAGAAAAAGAAAAAAGCGCAGTAATGTTTGCTAAGCGAGTGGGTTTCCCAGTGTTAATTAAGCCAATTGCTTCTTTAACTAAAACCAACCGGATTAAATGCGATAATGAACACCAGCTACAAGAAGTGCTGGAAACGGCTTTTAAAGTGTCTACAACTAACCAGGTTGCCGTAGAAAAGAGTGTGGTGGGCTATAAAGAAATTGAAATGACCGCCATTCGGGACGCGGAAGGGTCGAAATTACTCATTAATGGTGCGGAGGATCTCAATCCAATTGGGGTCCATTCAGGGGATTCGATTATCTTTAGTCCTACCCAAACGTTGACCGATACTGAATTTCAGGAACTACGCGCGTCAGCATTAAAAATTACCGAAGTATTAAAAATTAAGGGTGTGTGTCACGTTCAATATGCACTTGACCCTACCAATGGAAAATACTTTGTAACTAGAATCAACCCGTTCTTTGATCGCACTACGGCATTTGCCGCACGGGCAACCGGTTATCCAGTTGCCACGGTGGTTGCTGAGATTTTACTAGGCAAGAACCTGCGTGAAATCGAACTTACTGGCGTACAGAAGCATGATGCATTAACATTGATTGAACCTACGCTTGACCACATTGCCGTACGTTTCCCAACGTGGTCATTTGCTAGTTTTAAAAACGCGGATCAAGAACTAAATACGAAAATGAAGTCTACCGGAGCCGTAATGGCCTTTGGAAGAAGCGCGGAAGAAGCGCTTCAAAAAGCGATTCGCTCCGTTGACTCAACCACGGCCGCAGAACAAGCGGCGCTTGACGAGTCTCAGTTAAGTGAAGCCCAGTTAATTAACGTGTTAATTCATGAACGCGCGGGAGAAGTCTATTATCTACTAGAGGCTTTACGACGCGGGTACACCGTAGATGAGCTCGCAGAAATGACCCACATTGATGCCTTTTACTTTCACAAGTTACAACATCTAATTAAGGTGGAAAATCGGCTAAAGGCGCACCATTTTGACGCCGATGCCTTGCGTGAAGCAAAGTACTTTGGTTTTGGGGATACGCAGATTGCTCACCTCTGGCAGGTAACGCCAAGTGAAGTGCGCAAATTTCGTACTGAAATGGCAAAAGTTTTTCCTACCTATAAGGGGGTTGAGCCGACTGCTGGTGAATTTCCATACCTTACTAACACTTACTATTCGACTTTCGAAGATGAAGACGAAGTCGTCCAAATTTCTGGTAAGAAAGTACTAGTTTTGGGAACTGCAAATAGTCAGGTGGGAACCAACAGCGCTGCAGAATACACGACTTTCCAAACTTTACGTCGCTGTAAAGCATTGGGGTACAAGGTAATTTTAATTAACAATAACCCTAACGCCGTCACTTTTAACCAGCAATTAGCGGATAAAGTTTATTTAGAGCCGTTAACCGTGGAAAATTGTTTGAACATTATTCATCGCGAGAAACCTGATAAGGTACTTGCCCAAGGGAAATGGCAAATTGTTACCCAATTAACTGAGCAAAATATTAAAATTGCACAGATTCCGTTAAGCCGGACAACTCGGTCCGAAAATATCGGTGCTGATTACATGGCCGTAATTAGCAAAATTAATGGGAAGACACACCTGTTTGGAATCATTGGGGTGGATCAAAGCCGTTTATTTAGTTTTGACGAAAATCCTGCTGTGGAGCCCCAGTTAGATACGTCCGCGATTGACGAAGAGGCACGCCAAATTCGGCATGACGGCATCTTTTCGGTAATGTTAAAAAAGGAAGCCAATATCCTAAAAGTCATCAGTTGTGTACCGGTGGCAATCCAGGATCTACCATTCTTATCACTGGCGTTTAACCAAGATTTTGCGGGAATGATTACGGAAATTACGCTTACCGGCACGTATCAAATTAAAGATCGACCGGTTCAACACGCTAGTTATCATTATGAGCACGTTTATCCATACAAACAATTTGGCTTACCACAGCCCCAAAAGGCACCTTATTCTTTGGCAATCGGTGCCAAGTTAGAGCAAGCTAAAAAGGACTAA
- a CDS encoding RluA family pseudouridine synthase encodes MKEINFTIDDQAKGRLDKVVTEHVADLTRSQVQGLIKKGQILVNEAPTTNRYQVKPADQVVIKLPDPVAIDVQPEKMDLDIVYEDDDVIVVNKPQGMVVHPAPGHDHGTLVNGLLAHTPLATINGELRPGIVHRIDKDTSGLLMVAKNDQALVSLSKQLKDKTNQRKYWAIVHGNIKEDTGTINAPIGRSKKDRKKMAIIEDGRPAVTHFKVLERFGEYTLIECQLETGRTHQIRVHLKYIGHPVAGDPLYGPRKTLKGNGQFLHAKLLGFKHPRTDKEMVFEVDPPAIFQATLKKLRTH; translated from the coding sequence ATGAAAGAAATTAATTTTACGATTGACGACCAGGCAAAGGGACGGTTAGACAAAGTGGTTACGGAACACGTAGCTGACTTAACCCGTTCCCAAGTGCAAGGTCTGATTAAAAAAGGACAAATTTTAGTTAATGAGGCTCCAACTACTAACCGCTACCAAGTTAAACCAGCTGATCAGGTGGTAATTAAATTACCTGATCCTGTAGCAATTGACGTACAACCAGAAAAAATGGACTTGGACATTGTCTATGAAGATGATGACGTAATTGTTGTAAATAAACCACAGGGCATGGTTGTACATCCTGCTCCAGGGCACGATCACGGGACGCTAGTGAACGGACTTCTAGCACATACGCCCTTGGCGACCATTAATGGTGAGTTACGGCCTGGAATTGTGCACCGGATTGATAAGGATACGTCCGGATTGCTAATGGTTGCTAAAAATGACCAAGCGTTAGTAAGCTTAAGTAAACAGTTAAAGGATAAAACCAACCAGCGCAAATATTGGGCAATCGTCCATGGCAACATTAAAGAAGACACCGGTACCATTAACGCTCCGATTGGTCGTTCTAAAAAAGATCGCAAAAAAATGGCGATTATTGAAGATGGCCGACCAGCGGTTACCCATTTTAAAGTTTTGGAACGGTTTGGTGAATACACCTTAATTGAATGCCAATTAGAAACCGGACGCACCCATCAAATTCGGGTACATCTTAAGTATATTGGCCATCCCGTAGCAGGAGACCCGTTATATGGCCCTCGAAAGACGCTAAAGGGGAATGGCCAGTTTTTACATGCAAAATTACTAGGGTTTAAACATCCGCGAACTGACAAGGAAATGGTGTTTGAAGTTGATCCGCCAGCGATTTTTCAAGCTACTTTAAAAAAATTACGGACACATTAA
- the crcB gene encoding fluoride efflux transporter CrcB, which yields MNLLIVSIGSALGALFRFWTTTFINRKTLSKSFPWSTFIINMLACFGIGYLTTVIANPLVQVLLISGVLGGFSTFSTFANEVVTLFKQPNTKKLAMLYALTSLLGGLFLAALGSQL from the coding sequence ATGAATTTATTAATTGTTAGCATTGGCAGTGCCCTAGGCGCTCTTTTTCGCTTTTGGACCACTACCTTTATCAACCGAAAAACTCTTTCAAAAAGCTTTCCCTGGTCCACCTTTATAATTAACATGCTCGCTTGCTTTGGAATTGGTTATCTGACCACCGTAATTGCTAATCCCCTCGTTCAAGTGCTGTTAATTAGTGGCGTGTTAGGCGGATTTTCGACCTTTTCGACCTTTGCTAATGAGGTAGTTACCCTTTTCAAGCAACCAAATACCAAAAAACTCGCGATGCTTTACGCACTCACGAGTTTACTAGGCGGATTATTTTTGGCAGCCCTTGGCAGCCAACTTTGA
- a CDS encoding transcriptional regulator, translating into MKASLTALEEIAHIRNSYLKKYCSEMAGTIADWKMVNYVNDARLTTLNLVELSGLDKSTVSRQLKHAAQHNFLQKHSNDSDQRKSTFTITDKGSTLKSYVNQQMAKFDQRLFDNWSEEESAMFQILINRVLKNALK; encoded by the coding sequence ATGAAAGCAAGTTTAACTGCTCTAGAAGAAATTGCTCATATTCGTAATAGTTATCTAAAAAAATACTGTAGTGAAATGGCGGGAACCATTGCAGATTGGAAGATGGTTAATTATGTTAATGACGCTCGCTTAACGACTTTGAATTTGGTTGAATTGAGCGGCCTAGATAAGTCGACCGTTAGTCGGCAATTGAAACACGCCGCTCAGCATAATTTTTTACAGAAGCACAGTAACGATTCTGACCAACGTAAAAGTACTTTTACAATTACTGATAAGGGTAGTACCTTAAAATCCTATGTTAATCAGCAGATGGCCAAGTTCGATCAACGGCTTTTTGATAACTGGAGCGAAGAGGAATCTGCCATGTTTCAAATCTTAATTAACCGGGTATTAAAAAACGCGTTAAAATAG
- a CDS encoding YisL family protein produces MSTIEFLHSIVWILIGMICAYGLTIDQFQQTLIAQYSSRVLYIFAIFTGLFNVVHTVAMSPLLVWVQFILEIITIGLFDFLLTYKRNKRGFKSSFVILLIFAFSLTSLLAVVIQYFYG; encoded by the coding sequence ATGTCAACAATTGAATTTCTTCATAGTATTGTGTGGATTCTAATCGGAATGATTTGTGCGTACGGATTAACAATTGATCAATTCCAACAGACTCTAATTGCACAGTACAGTTCGCGAGTGTTATACATTTTCGCTATTTTTACGGGCCTATTTAACGTGGTTCATACGGTTGCCATGTCACCATTATTAGTGTGGGTACAATTTATTTTAGAAATTATTACCATTGGTTTATTCGACTTCTTATTGACCTATAAACGAAATAAACGTGGCTTTAAAAGTAGTTTTGTAATTTTACTTATCTTTGCATTTTCACTCACGTCATTGCTTGCCGTGGTGATTCAGTACTTTTATGGTTAA
- a CDS encoding NFACT RNA binding domain-containing protein: MAFDGLFTHAMVNELRSLESGRVAKIYQPYQSELVLTIRANRKNVPLLISSHPNYARVQVTNQALSNPATPSNFVMSLRKHLEGAILKSVNQLDNDRIINFSFSHRNDIGDEEDVILSVEIMGRRSNVILYLGDSRKIIDTIKHISADQNRYRMLIPGAQYITPPAQDLLNPFDNVAHPVWKDLLRDYPNYEVLAKQIQATFQGFGKESALELAYRLINGQDHQRVVSGFLKEFNDNPQGFIYESKAAKLTYSAAQPTLTADQSNLQSFDSLSTMLDRYYFEKVQRDRVQQRGHQLIRVVRNELKKNRKKLKKLQSTLAQTQYADGYRVKGEVLTTYLSQVKRGMTSVELPNFYDQNRPITIKLSNQLSPSQNAQKYFKKYQKEKNAVKYVSEQIEQTESEIAFLDNIETQIDLAKPEDLAEIKIELENEGYLRKQKNPKRRVKNVISKPEQFISSDQTQILVGKNDAQNDRLTLKTAKKDYYWLHAKDIPGSHVIVESNHPSEQTLLEAATIAAYYSKGKNSANVPVDYVPVKNIRKPNGAKPGFVIYEGQRTLKVTPQITLVQKLMHQK; this comes from the coding sequence ATGGCTTTTGATGGTTTATTTACCCATGCCATGGTTAATGAATTGCGCAGCCTTGAAAGTGGCCGCGTTGCCAAAATTTACCAACCTTATCAAAGTGAACTTGTGCTCACTATTCGAGCAAACCGAAAGAACGTTCCTTTACTGATCTCTTCACACCCTAATTATGCGCGTGTTCAGGTGACCAACCAAGCCCTCTCTAATCCAGCGACTCCAAGTAATTTTGTGATGAGCTTGCGAAAACATTTGGAAGGGGCGATTTTAAAATCAGTTAACCAGCTAGATAACGACCGGATTATTAACTTCTCCTTCTCCCACCGAAACGATATTGGTGATGAAGAAGACGTAATCTTGTCAGTTGAAATCATGGGTCGCCGGAGCAACGTGATTTTATATCTGGGCGATTCACGAAAAATTATTGATACGATTAAACACATTTCCGCTGATCAAAACCGGTACCGGATGCTAATCCCCGGAGCGCAGTACATTACCCCGCCCGCTCAAGATTTATTGAATCCGTTTGATAATGTAGCTCACCCCGTCTGGAAAGACTTATTACGGGATTACCCAAATTATGAAGTTTTAGCCAAGCAAATTCAAGCTACTTTTCAAGGATTTGGTAAGGAAAGCGCGTTAGAGTTAGCTTACCGGCTAATTAATGGTCAAGACCATCAAAGGGTTGTTAGTGGCTTTCTTAAGGAATTTAACGATAATCCTCAAGGCTTTATTTACGAGTCTAAAGCCGCAAAATTGACCTACTCTGCAGCTCAACCAACGTTAACTGCTGATCAATCGAATCTTCAAAGCTTCGACAGTCTTTCAACGATGTTGGACCGCTATTATTTCGAAAAAGTTCAACGTGACCGCGTTCAACAACGGGGCCACCAACTAATCCGGGTGGTACGTAACGAACTAAAAAAGAATCGTAAAAAACTAAAAAAACTTCAAAGTACTTTGGCCCAAACCCAATATGCGGATGGTTACCGTGTAAAAGGAGAAGTTCTGACTACCTACTTAAGTCAAGTTAAACGGGGCATGACCTCTGTAGAACTGCCAAATTTTTATGATCAAAACCGGCCCATCACAATTAAATTGTCAAATCAATTATCACCATCGCAAAATGCTCAAAAGTATTTCAAGAAGTATCAGAAGGAAAAGAACGCTGTTAAATACGTTAGCGAACAGATTGAGCAAACTGAAAGTGAAATTGCCTTTCTCGACAATATTGAAACACAAATTGACTTAGCTAAACCAGAAGATTTGGCTGAAATTAAAATCGAGTTGGAAAACGAAGGTTATCTTCGTAAGCAAAAGAATCCAAAGCGGCGCGTCAAAAACGTCATTAGTAAACCAGAACAATTTATCTCTAGCGACCAAACCCAAATTTTAGTGGGTAAAAATGACGCCCAGAACGATCGTTTAACACTTAAAACTGCTAAAAAAGATTACTATTGGTTGCACGCTAAAGATATTCCTGGGTCTCACGTTATCGTCGAAAGTAACCACCCTTCAGAGCAAACATTGTTGGAAGCTGCCACAATAGCTGCGTACTACTCAAAAGGGAAAAATTCGGCTAACGTTCCCGTTGATTACGTACCAGTGAAAAACATTCGCAAGCCTAATGGAGCTAAACCCGGGTTCGTAATTTACGAAGGACAACGCACTCTAAAAGTTACGCCGCAAATTACCCTTGTCCAAAAATTGATGCACCAAAAATAG
- a CDS encoding LacI family DNA-binding transcriptional regulator, which yields MTNIRDIAKKSGYSASTVSRFLNQTGYVSQSAKQAIQQVIDELDYVPNALARDLSKGKSNTIGIVIPEMQHPFFTELINGIMDTAFAADYHVSVLESHYDEQLEIKYLEKLHRKAFDALIFTSHKLPLARLATYQKYGPVICCEDPGITNIAAAYVLRQKTYIAAFKWIKKNQYTKIAITLSRSYQLSATSKVTLQAYRDVFGAFPDDQLIFAGVDSHPVAYQAAARIAQLQPDFIFGNIDDVVAGVYQYYVDNRIALPKMMGQENQISGKLLKISTIDHHLRQLGQAAGRLAISGEVRQIAIESDLIIR from the coding sequence ATGACCAACATCAGAGACATTGCCAAAAAATCTGGATACTCGGCATCCACCGTTTCCCGGTTTCTTAATCAAACCGGTTACGTATCTCAATCAGCAAAGCAGGCTATCCAACAGGTGATTGACGAGCTAGACTACGTACCTAACGCTCTTGCCCGGGATTTAAGCAAGGGCAAGTCAAACACGATTGGCATCGTAATCCCAGAAATGCAGCATCCTTTTTTTACAGAATTAATTAATGGAATCATGGACACCGCTTTTGCCGCGGACTACCACGTTTCTGTTTTAGAATCACACTACGATGAACAACTTGAAATAAAATACTTAGAAAAATTGCACCGAAAAGCTTTTGATGCCCTCATTTTCACTTCGCATAAGCTACCGTTGGCTCGTTTAGCAACTTATCAAAAGTATGGCCCGGTCATTTGTTGTGAAGACCCGGGGATTACTAATATCGCGGCAGCCTATGTTTTACGGCAAAAAACTTACATAGCCGCCTTCAAATGGATTAAAAAAAATCAGTACACTAAAATCGCGATTACCTTAAGCCGTTCTTACCAACTGAGTGCGACTAGCAAGGTAACTTTACAAGCTTATCGGGACGTTTTCGGTGCTTTTCCAGATGATCAACTGATTTTTGCCGGGGTAGATAGCCACCCAGTTGCATATCAAGCCGCTGCTAGAATTGCTCAGTTACAACCCGACTTCATTTTTGGCAATATTGATGACGTAGTCGCCGGTGTTTATCAATACTACGTGGATAACCGCATAGCACTGCCGAAAATGATGGGACAAGAAAACCAAATCTCAGGGAAGCTCTTAAAAATTTCCACTATTGATCACCACCTTCGTCAGTTGGGACAAGCAGCAGGCCGCCTTGCTATTTCAGGAGAAGTCCGTCAAATCGCAATTGAATCTGACTTAATCATTCGCTGA
- a CDS encoding carbamoyl phosphate synthase small subunit yields MADRYLILEDGSVFKGKAFGSRATTFGEVVFNTVMTGYQQVITNQIYHNQIIVFSQPTIGAVGIDRSSYESVDPTCKGVIVRDVADVSINRRRRLSLDEYLKRQNIPGISGIDTRALIKKLRTNGKMKGSIIDPVKDLEHAFDQLRAIVLTNQQVNQVSTPKPFPNPGNGKNVVVIDLGLKYGILRQLNQRDCNVTVLTYSATADTIFSLDPDGVIISTGPGNPNDLPAEVIEMIQTVQRNNIPLFAIGLGHEAFAIANGCQISELTSEHHGANHPILSVITDEIMYAAHGQGYTVDPATVNRKDLIVTHYDMIDHSIQGLRHRDFPAFSVQFFPDSSPGPHEATEMFDEFMEMMTTRGGR; encoded by the coding sequence ATGGCAGACCGTTACTTAATTTTAGAAGATGGTTCTGTTTTTAAAGGCAAAGCATTTGGCTCACGAGCAACCACCTTTGGCGAAGTTGTTTTTAACACCGTAATGACCGGCTATCAGCAGGTTATTACTAATCAGATTTACCATAATCAAATTATTGTTTTTTCTCAACCAACCATTGGTGCGGTCGGCATTGACCGCTCGAGTTATGAATCAGTTGATCCAACTTGTAAGGGGGTAATTGTCCGCGACGTTGCTGACGTTTCTATTAACCGACGGCGGCGGCTTTCGTTAGACGAATACTTAAAGCGGCAAAATATACCCGGAATTTCTGGAATTGATACCCGTGCATTAATTAAAAAGTTGCGCACTAACGGTAAAATGAAGGGAAGTATTATCGATCCCGTTAAGGATTTAGAACATGCCTTCGACCAACTACGGGCAATTGTGTTAACGAATCAGCAGGTAAACCAGGTCTCGACTCCAAAACCATTTCCGAATCCTGGGAATGGTAAAAACGTGGTGGTAATTGATTTAGGGTTAAAATATGGGATTTTACGCCAGTTAAATCAACGGGACTGTAACGTCACGGTTTTAACTTATTCGGCAACTGCCGATACAATTTTTAGTTTAGACCCTGACGGAGTAATTATTTCTACGGGCCCCGGAAATCCTAATGATTTACCAGCCGAGGTTATTGAAATGATTCAGACGGTTCAGCGTAACAACATTCCACTATTTGCGATTGGTTTGGGACACGAAGCGTTTGCGATTGCTAACGGCTGTCAAATTAGTGAATTAACGTCCGAACACCACGGCGCTAATCACCCAATTTTATCAGTAATTACCGATGAAATAATGTATGCAGCACACGGGCAAGGATATACGGTGGATCCAGCAACGGTTAACCGTAAAGATCTAATTGTTACGCACTACGATATGATTGATCACTCGATTCAAGGATTACGTCATCGGGATTTCCCCGCATTTAGCGTTCAATTCTTCCCTGATAGTTCACCAGGACCTCATGAAGCAACCGAAATGTTTGATGAATTTATGGAAATGATGACGACAAGAGGGGGCCGTTAA
- a CDS encoding CrcB family protein translates to MFKTSISVAFFGAVGGGLRMLLQSVFQSSASTFPFDLIIINLLGSFLLGVLTGGLLTALETSDFINVGLTTGLMGGFTTFSTFILSSDKYLIHHQWLNGGSFLVLSVFLGILCAFVGQASGKQILHHYRKDWE, encoded by the coding sequence TTGTTTAAGACAAGTATTAGCGTAGCATTCTTTGGTGCCGTTGGTGGGGGCCTTCGGATGCTTTTACAATCTGTCTTTCAAAGCAGTGCCTCGACTTTTCCGTTTGATCTAATAATCATTAATCTTTTAGGTTCTTTCTTGCTAGGTGTTTTAACGGGTGGGTTATTAACTGCATTGGAAACTTCAGATTTCATTAACGTCGGCCTCACCACCGGGTTAATGGGTGGATTTACAACGTTTTCCACGTTTATCCTCTCTTCAGACAAATATCTGATACATCACCAATGGCTGAATGGCGGTAGTTTCTTGGTTCTCTCCGTTTTTTTAGGGATACTCTGCGCTTTTGTTGGCCAAGCTAGTGGAAAACAAATTCTTCATCATTATCGAAAGGATTGGGAATAA
- the pyrR gene encoding bifunctional pyr operon transcriptional regulator/uracil phosphoribosyltransferase PyrR, with translation MEKEIMDAMAMKRALTRITYEIIERNKGVEDIVLIGIKTRGVYIAKRIAERLKQLENIDIPVGELDIAEYRDDQRDGAGKRPTKSNANLSKIDLKDKKVILIDDVLYTGRTIRAAMDAIMDINRPAQISLAVLVDRGHRELPIRADFVGKNIPTAQNEKINVSVREIDDEDVVLLTN, from the coding sequence ATGGAAAAAGAAATTATGGATGCAATGGCGATGAAACGGGCGTTAACCCGGATTACATATGAAATTATCGAACGGAATAAAGGTGTGGAAGATATTGTTTTAATTGGCATTAAAACGCGGGGAGTTTACATTGCCAAACGAATTGCCGAGCGTTTAAAGCAATTAGAAAATATCGATATTCCGGTCGGTGAATTAGATATTGCGGAATATCGGGACGATCAGCGTGATGGAGCTGGAAAGCGTCCAACTAAATCGAATGCTAACTTATCAAAAATCGATTTGAAAGATAAGAAGGTTATCCTAATTGATGACGTATTGTATACTGGAAGGACTATCCGGGCAGCAATGGACGCCATCATGGATATTAACCGGCCTGCTCAAATTAGTTTGGCCGTTTTGGTTGACCGGGGACATCGTGAATTGCCAATCCGGGCTGACTTTGTAGGCAAAAATATACCAACTGCCCAAAACGAAAAAATCAACGTTTCTGTACGAGAAATTGACGACGAAGACGTTGTGTTATTAACGAATTAA